The genomic window AAAAGAGAGGCTGCAGAATCGAAGGAGGTCGCCACCGGATGTGTGCAGCCGGATGTGACTCAACTTCAGGTCATGGCCACCGGTTCTTCCATCTTTGTGAATGGTGCCATGCAGAGCGGGGTAGCTGGCTAGCTGGCCGTGGTGTGGAGCACGCACGCTCTGGTGTCGCCGGCCAGACTGCCGTCGCCTGCGTAGCCCTGCTCCACCGCAACACGGTAGTCGTCGCCCGTGACTCTGTGAGGCTACCTGGGTCGACGCCGCAGGTACCCTCGCTTGTTCCAAGGGTGGCTTCCTACGGCACGGCTCCCCGGGAGCCCTCCCAGCCAAGGGGGGTCCAGCGCAGCGCGCGCCGTCCTGGCCGCTGCAGGTTGTGTCCGTGGCGGCGCCGGTTCCGGTGAGATAGGAACGCAAGCAACCTAGATGAGCTGAGAAGGTAAGGGGGTTATCTATAAAATCATGTTTAAGTAGCAGGTGGGATCCCATCTTAGATCTGTGCCCTTCCCTGTGGATCTGATGGCCACGAGGAGAGTTTCCAGATTTTCACTGAAATCTTGTTTTCACCTGATACTTCGCCATTACCTAGAGTGGGATCACCAGCACTGTCGGAAGCTTAGAATCACGAGTCCATATGATTCATCTATGCTTAATGCGGTCTGGGGGGCACTGTGGGACTTAAGGACACCGCAAAGGTGGAAATTCATTGTTGTGGATCACTATATGGGGCGATTCCTTGCTATGGTGTCCTGGCTAATCGGACTTTTTCACTATTCTGACTCTTTCAGCAAACTTTGTCACAAAATAAACTCGgcatgaaagtatttcacgatctgacccttttTAGCAACGCCATAGCCCGCGGCGTTTCTGCCCAACATAGCAACGCCGAGGTAGCTAGCGCTTCTGTCCAACAAAAAAACGCCGAGGTAGCTCGCGTTTTGAACCAGATGAGAAACGCCAAAGGCCTTGGCGTTTCTGACCAAGAAACAAACGCCACAAGTCTTGGCGTTGCGGCCCTGGTTATCGAGTAGTTTCTTACCTTGGCGTTTCTAAGAAGGCCGGAAACGTCGCTAGCCTTGGCGTTTCTGGCCCGGCGTCTCTGGCAGCTGAGGAGGAAGACCCTGACGAGGCAGCGAGTGGGTTGGGTGCTAGCGAAGAAACGCCAAGGCTTTTGGCGTTTCTCATCTGGTCCGAAACGCGAGCTACCTCGGCGTTTCTTTGTTGGATAGAAGCGCTAGCTACCTCGGCGTTGCTATGTTGGGCAGAAACGCCGCGGGCTATGGCGTTTCTAAAAGGGTtagatcgtgaaatactttcatgtcgaGTTCACTTTGTGACAAAGTTTGCTGAAAGGGTCAAAATAGTGATTTCGGCCTAGCTAATCGCCATATCTAGAGTTGGAGCCAATTCCCTATATAATTCATTGATTGTGGAAGTATAAACCATATGTTCTTCTCATGTCCAAGGGTAAAGAAATCTGGTCGCGCCTGAGGATCATAGAAATCATCGACGAGGCTTGCTTTGCGGTGGTCGACGGGATCGGTCCCCTAGAGAGGCTACTGTTAGATAATAACAATGCTCCTTTGTTGGTAGGAGTCCGAAGGTACGACCTGGTGGCTTTCCTGATACACATGGTAAGAACGATGAAAATTTATTCGGGGCGAGTCTTTGCAAGCATCCGTTAGATCTGCTCAAGCAATTTCGGTGTTGGCATTGATTTACTCCAGAGTGAAAAAATCAAAGACGATGCAAGTCATCAGGCATGGTTGGAAGAAGCCACAAGAGGGTTTTGTCAAACTGAACATGGATGCAACATTTGATGTGGACACGGGCTCAGGGAGCACGGGTGCTATTATACATGATGGAGCTCAAATTGCCGGTGGTAGATGGAGCATCCGTACAATTGATACACCGTCAACTGCTGAAGCGTGTGCACTTCGTGATGGTCTGATTATTGTAGGAAACGCCGGATGTAACAAGATTCTAGTCGAATGTGATTGCATGGAAGTGGTGGAAATCATGCAGAATGGCGGAAATTCTCTAGGTGTGGCGGTAGCCATCTATGAGGAATACTTTCCTTTGTCACAATTTACTCGTGTAATCTTTTCGCACTGTCCTAGAGAGGCTAATAGAGCAGCTCATAATGTAGCTCAGTTTAGTGTGAGGAAACATATGTGGCAAGAATCCCTAGATTTTATTCGAGCTTCTGGCAGATGACGTAACTCTTATTCCTGATCAATAAAAACAGCCATGATGGCTTTCCTCAAAAATAAAGTAGGAGAGATGAATAAAATTAGAGATAGAGACTAGATCACCATGAGCGAGAATTCACAATCGTGTCAGCCCTAACATCACTTTCATTGATCACTAAAAAGAACTCACTACTTTTCATTGATGCGAGGACCAAACCTAGACAGTTTTCACCATTGAGGGACAAAATAAATTTCCGGTATGTAGATAGAGTTTAGACACCAAACTTAGACATTCAGTCATTATGGACGAGTcttgttgttgtttgtttgttcATTTCGGAAAAAACAGTCATACTGGAGAGATCAATATTAGACTCACTTTTTCCTTGCTAGCCCTTTTGCACTCCAGAACTAAATTTGTACAGACTAGAACTTCTCTAATTATTTTAGTGAAAATTAGAGACGATTGGCTTCGAACAGGGCATATAACAATTTCAGGAAAAATTAGTGATAACATCAGAAATCGGTAAAAAAACAATGGTGAATACGCTGGATGTGTATCTTTGCATTGATAGAAGGGTAGAAATTTCATAGTTAGGCAACGTACACAAAGAGGCGTCGTCGAGGATGCAAGATGAGCAGGGAGATGGGTGTTCTCAGATGCACAGATCGGTAATTGTCAGTTTGAAAGCGTATTGGATGCAAGATGGCAAGTGGCGAGACTCATATTTTGATCCAAACCAGCAGCAATTATTAACAAAAAATAAAGGTGCAGTACTAATACCATATAGTGCGTACTTGTTTTTTTCGCATGGTCATATATTAGTGCGTACTTACATTGGATACTTGGACGGGAGAGCGAGTCGGCAACCTACCTATAAATACCTAATAAGACCTAATACGTTGGTCGTTGGATACCTGGACTCGAGAGCGAGTAACCGACCCAAAAACCCAAGTTAATCATCCCTTATCTGTCCAACATAGGTTTCACGCAGCCACGCGCTCCCATGATAGAATTGGCGGCGCGGCCATGGCAGCACTCTTGCTCCCGGACGACCTCCTCCTCGAGATCCTCATCCGCGTGAAGGATGCGGCTGCCCTGTTCCGATGTGCCACGACGTGCAAGCAGTGGTGCCATCTCATCGCCGATCTGTCCTTTCTTCGACGCCGCTGGCCACAAGACGCCAACCACTCATCCTCCACCTTCGTCGGCTTCCTCACCATGGGCGACAACGGCTATGCCATTCTAACCGGTGCGGATTGCTGGTCCGACTGTGAGTCATCGCAGCCGGTTGAGCCGCACAACTCGTCTTTCTTCAAAGTCGTAATCGTCGGCTCGGGCTGCCATGATGTCAAGTATAGTGTCTATGTGTTCTCGTCTGACAAAGGAAGCTGGAGTGTCGTGCATACCAATTTCTTGGACATTACTCAAGAATCGGGCCACTACAGGCTGTTTAGCGATGCCATTGTGTGCCGTGGCATGGCACAATGGGTATTTATTTATACCGCAGAACAATATTTTCGTGTCATAAGTCTGAATGCCCGGACGGGCAACATCTCTACCACAAAGCACCGTTTCAAAATTAATTACGACTTCCTCCAGACTAACCCGTGCCTTGCTCTAGCCATGGATGAGAGACTATCACTGGTAAGTACTCAATGGAAAATTCCCCAACTGGGTATCTGGCAACAAAAAGAAAACCAACAAAATATTAAAGCTACATCCGAATGGCTATGCACCCGGACCATCGAGCTAAAACTACTTGAGAAGATGACTCGAGGAAGAGAGCTACGTGTCTTGGGGGAGAAGTGCGGCACACTGCTCATTTGCGACGACGACCGCAAGCTCATTTACACCATCGCCCTCGAAACTGGGACGATTGAGGAGGTGGAGGATTGGCCACGTGGTGTCCACATATCCCCGTCGGATGCCATAGCCATGGAGATTGAGTGGCCTGCAATCTTCGTTTCTCGGCTTACAAGGTAGTAATGCTTACCATTTTGGCATGTATGCATTCATCATTTTTGTTTTCCTTTCACAAAGTATTATTGATAATTTATCGTGTTGTGGTTCAGGGTTACTACTCAGCTTGCTCACTCATCTAATGCAAGTGTATTAATAGTATTTTCTGTTTTGAATAGGGAGTTCAAGTGTGCCCTGCCACCTCCAAATGACGAGACAACACCAACGATTAAAAGGTGGCATCGAAAAAGAAGCAGCAATATGAAGGGTATGGTCCACAGCAGCATACCAAAGAAGGTGAAGCAGCATGGCGCGGCGGCATAAGGAACTGGATTCATTCTTTATTattactagaagaacgcccgtgcgttgcaacggggccacattaactttaaaagttcaatatctattatgttaatattacattgaatattctcatacatattaagtgacatcgacgaccttttttaccatcaaattctctctctcacacacacacaccctctccctccctcttcctcactctctctccccctctccctcactcgggaggtgggacgaaaataaacccgaaacggagactaccaactgagacattaggagtagagatcatttagttgataagaataaatagaaaacggtgttaaaaaggagaaacagattagaatacattgaaaaaccaaaaggacgatgtaaaaggggattcgccctgccccccgggccttgccaccgaatcggctcagcggtccagtccccgcgcggtcgtcttctcctgttccccgagccgcgtcgctacagagacgggctcccgcccgaccacctcgctggcatcgaaggggaatggataagggtgacgccctgccttccctaccccatggcctcactcctccttgacgccccctcccaaatccacttctcctcctcgctcgctcgaccCCGTCGATCTAGAGGAAGTCAgacgccacggccaccatgactgactccgtccacatggccactgccctccctgcgggctaggagcttgtcgaggagctccgaatgccttcgctacttcgtctgcgccaacaagatcaagtccagcacccccgcatcgatgtcgctgccgtcttcctcaaccttgggccaccgcgacattgccgttcgatccgcgccgccccgagctcccatgtcttcgcctagggtgccattgacaccggcatgatctcctcttgccttttccttgtctcccctctcgtttgctctcgttaggtatttcaccgtggccgagaaccgccgtccgccatggccattgcaggggtagccaccgagctcctcggattgaccccgtggcacatgcccgctcctatgcatgcccatgcccgagcctgctgctcttcttccgcgcccgcggggccactccctctccatgcccacgcccGTGCTACGCCACGTCGGTCGCGCCCGTCGCTGTCGTCGcgctcgccgcagccaccgcaccactgtgccccgcgcgacacacaccctggtcgcgcgccacactctcgctggctgcgctcgccccgtctgctgccCCCCTGCCTCGCACCGCCTCCAGTCATGGCCATCTTCTGTCGGCCGCCCCCTCAGCCTCGCCTACTGCGTgttgcttcctgctgctatgcgctgctctaccgctggtacgctgctgcaccgtgccctcgacaccgccgtggaaaaatgtggcggagggattgttaatgaagtacgagaaggaggtggcggagaagttgtggagaggcaggaggtctggggcggtgtcacctggctgtggtggaggtgtttatccgacaaggagccggagtggaaggagaggtcacaattggaaagaatcacaaaaaaatcataaccaggagatctcagttcaaaaaaatgctaatatcaATGGAAAACATAGAAAATGTTtgttgttatcaaggaaaggtaaaaatttaggaaagttaggatttttgaactgatttctatgcaaatggggttttattgttggataacgtgatatcagtacctgcccgtttgtgacgtgtctgattaggaaagtttgcaaatgttaagaaactatttattgggaggaaagttgtgacgtgtctgttatttgtttcctaaaacaaatttcactaataagttaggaaagttagattaaaatgtattatttgtttcctaaaaatctgttatttgtttcctaagacaaattgaaccaataaaaggaatcaaatgatttgcataatttaaggaagttagattaaaatgtattatttgttttctgaaaatctgttatttgtttcctaagacaaattgaaccaataaaaggaatcaattgatttgcataatttaaggaagttagattaaaatgtattatttgttttctgaaaatctgttatttgtttcttaagacaaattgaaccaataaaaggaatcgattgatttagataacttaggaaagttagattaaaatgtattatttgtttcctgaaaatctgttatttatttcctaagacaaattgaaccaataaaagaaatcgattgatttgcataatttaaggaagttagattaaaatgtattatttgtttcctgaaaatctgttatttgtttctaagacaaattgaaccaataaaaggaatcgattgatttgcataagttaggaaagttagattaaaatgtattatttgtttccta from Triticum aestivum cultivar Chinese Spring chromosome 3B, IWGSC CS RefSeq v2.1, whole genome shotgun sequence includes these protein-coding regions:
- the LOC123066980 gene encoding uncharacterized protein, producing the protein MAALLLPDDLLLEILIRVKDAAALFRCATTCKQWCHLIADLSFLRRRWPQDANHSSSTFVGFLTMGDNGYAILTGADCWSDCESSQPVEPHNSSFFKVVIVGSGCHDVKYSVYVFSSDKGSWSVVHTNFLDITQESGHYRLFSDAIVCRGMAQWVFIYTAEQYFRVISLNARTGNISTTKHRFKINYDFLQTNPCLALAMDERLSLVSTQWKIPQLGIWQQKENQQNIKATSEWLCTRTIELKLLEKMTRGRELRVLGEKCGTLLICDDDRKLIYTIALETGTIEEVEDWPRGVHISPSDAIAMEIEWPAIFVSRLTREFKCALPPPNDETTPTIKRWHRKRSSNMKGMVHSSIPKKVKQHGAAA